A single genomic interval of Perca fluviatilis chromosome 19, GENO_Pfluv_1.0, whole genome shotgun sequence harbors:
- the lrrc1 gene encoding leucine-rich repeat-containing protein 1 isoform X5, protein MFHCIPLWRCNRHVEMIDKRHCSLLYVPDEIYRYGRSLEELLLDANQLRDLPKPFFQLVKLRKLGLSDNEIQRLPPEIANFMQLVELDVSRNDIMEIPDSISYCKALQVADFSGNPLTRLPESFPELRNLTCLSINDISLQVLPDNIGNLSNLVSLELRENLLTFLPESLSMLHRLEELDLGNNELYSLPESIGCLVSLKDLWLDGNQLAEIPSEMGSMKSLLCLDVSENKMERLPEELGGLVSLTDLLVSQNLIDALPESTGKLRKLSILKADQNRLTYLPESIGNCESLTELVLTENQLQSLPRSVGKLKRLSNFNCDRNQLTSLPKEIGGCSGLNVFCVRENRLTRIPSELSQATELHVLDVSGNRLTHLPMSLTTLRLKALWLSENQSQPLLTFQTDEDPNSGEKVLTCVLLPQQPCEPDNKGSDNLARCGALESLVNDMADDTWDNKAMNRISVIHFLDDEEEEEDDDKGTLLRRATPHPGELKTMKKAAENIRNDLNAAKGLDSNKNEVNNAADRVTTSV, encoded by the exons CCATTTTTCCAGCTGGTGAAACTAAGAAAACTTGGCCTGAGTGACAACGAGATCCAGAGACTTCCACCAGAAATAGCCAACTTCATGCAGCTGGTAGAACTGGATGTCTCTCGAAATG ACATTATGGAAATTCCAGACAGCATTTCATACTGCAAAGCCCTCCAAGTGGCAGATTTCAGTGGAAATCCATTAACAAG gttACCAGAAAGTTTTCCAGAGCTACGGAATCTTACATGCCTTTCCATCAATGATATTTCATTGCAAGTTCTTCCAGATAACATTGGGAA CCTTTCCAATTTGGTATCACTAGAACTCAGGGAAAATCTGCTGACATTCCTACCAGA GTCACTATCTATGCTTCATAGACTTGAAGAGCTCGACCTAGGAAATAATGAACTATACAGTTTG CCAGAGTCAATAGGCTGTCTTGTCAGCTTAAAGGACTTGTGGCTTGATGGAAACCAGTTGGCCGAAATCCCCTCA GAGATGGGCAGTATGAAAAGCCTGTTGTGTCTGGATGTatcagaaaacaaaatggaGCGACTTCCAGAGGAGTTAGGTGGCCTGGTGTCACTCACGGACCTGCTGGTGTCTCAGAACCTCATTGATGCTCTACCAGAAAGCACTG GAAAACTAAGGAAACTTTCTATATTGAAAGCTGATCAGAATAGGCTAACTTATCTTCCAGAGAGCATTGGTAACTGTGAAAGCCTCACTGAACTTGTGCTGACAGAGAACCAGCTACAG AGTTTGCCTAGGAGTGTTGGGAAATTAAAGCGTCTTTCCAACTTCAACTGTGACAGAAACCAGCTAACGTCACTACCTAAGGAG ATCGGGGGCTGCAGTGGTCTGAATGTCTTCTGTGTACGAGAGAACAGACTGACCAGGATACCGTCAGAGCTGTCGCAAGCCACAGAACTGCACGTGCTAGACGTCTCTGGAAATAG GCTCACCCACTTACCGATGTCACTGACCACGCTACGACTGAAGGCCTTGTGGTTGTCAGAAAACCAGTCGCAGCCCCTCCTCACCTTTCAGACCGACGAGGATCCTAACTCAGGCGAGAAGGTGCTCACTTGCGTGCTGCTGCCTCAACAGCCATGTGAACCAGACAATAAAG GCTCTGATAATCTTGCCCGCTGTGGAGCACTGGAGAGCCTGGTGAATGACATGGCAGATGACACATGGGACAACAAAGCCATGAACAGGATCAGTGTCATTCACTTTctggatgatgaggaggaggaggaagatgacgACAAG GGAACACTACTTCGACGGGCCACGCCTCACCCCGGCGAGCTAAAGACGATGAAGAAAGCAGCCGAGAACATCCGCAACGACCTGAACGCTGCCAAAGGCCTGGACTCCAACAAAAACGAGGTCAATAACGCTGCAGACAGAGTGACCACGTCTGTGTGA